In Streptomyces sp. P9-A4, a single window of DNA contains:
- a CDS encoding family 43 glycosylhydrolase — MPPISRRNLLRGAAAGAGALPLLGTGRTAAATPPASGTGTAPASWIGAGPFAHVYDPSTPAGPRYLNDHTLIKAQGRWHLFSIVGNGAPPGEAPDSTAEISFAHASAPTPNGPWTTHPDALTVDPSYFGEEHLWAPHVVEAGGKYWMYYAAGGRSGAAVNLATSTDLFTWTREPSGPLFRGLAARDPMVVRAGGEWVMYYTEVSGTGGHHIVAYRRSADLVHWSAPGVAFTDAATDTTVSVTESPYVVERDGWYYLFIGPRNGYEGTDVLASRDPFRFDLGGYAGHVAGHAVEVFADGDNWYASAAGWFRQGLYVAPLDWRDTPPPWQSPDNPVAALDADGRLNVFALDAGDRAMLRRVQLDPYTDTWSPWESFGGPAGAVPTLGRNTDGRLDVFSLAPGGANLHHRTQRPDGGWYDWEEFGGPAGAAPAVAHNTDGRLEVFATSPGGASVARRRQGSQGSLGWDPWEAGFGGPVGAPPVVAANADGRLEVFALAPGGAAIRHRWQLSPGGAWGGWNQFGTAAGAAPRVTRDGSGRLAVVAIGPSGLGAFHRRQTVPSGGWDDWQPLFGWAAAAPRLAPSADGRLEAFSLSPGGARLDHRWHHTPGGTWDPAENFGEPGVPLAATPTAAADATGRLHVFAVTTDGRIRTRVQTQPSGGWGPWTAFGDRPVAPVRSGAPAY, encoded by the coding sequence CCGCCCGCTTCCGGTACGGGCACGGCGCCCGCCTCCTGGATCGGCGCGGGCCCCTTCGCCCACGTCTACGACCCGTCCACCCCCGCAGGGCCCCGCTATCTCAACGACCACACGCTGATCAAGGCGCAGGGCCGGTGGCACCTGTTCAGCATCGTGGGGAACGGCGCACCGCCCGGCGAGGCCCCGGACAGCACGGCCGAGATCTCCTTCGCCCACGCCTCCGCCCCGACCCCGAACGGGCCGTGGACCACCCACCCCGACGCGCTCACCGTCGACCCCTCCTACTTCGGCGAGGAACACCTGTGGGCGCCGCACGTCGTCGAGGCGGGCGGAAAGTACTGGATGTACTACGCCGCCGGCGGCCGGAGCGGCGCCGCCGTCAACCTCGCCACCTCGACCGATCTGTTCACCTGGACCCGCGAGCCGTCCGGCCCGCTCTTCAGGGGTCTCGCCGCACGTGACCCGATGGTGGTCCGGGCCGGCGGCGAGTGGGTCATGTACTACACCGAAGTCTCCGGCACCGGCGGCCACCACATCGTCGCCTACCGGCGGTCCGCCGACCTGGTCCACTGGAGCGCCCCGGGCGTCGCGTTCACCGACGCCGCCACCGACACGACCGTCTCGGTCACCGAGTCGCCGTACGTCGTCGAACGGGACGGCTGGTACTACCTGTTCATCGGGCCCCGCAACGGCTACGAGGGCACCGACGTACTGGCCTCGCGCGACCCCTTCCGCTTCGACCTGGGCGGCTACGCGGGTCATGTCGCAGGTCACGCCGTGGAGGTCTTCGCGGACGGCGACAACTGGTACGCGAGCGCGGCGGGATGGTTCCGGCAGGGGCTGTACGTGGCTCCCCTCGACTGGCGGGACACCCCACCGCCGTGGCAGAGCCCTGACAACCCGGTCGCCGCACTCGACGCCGACGGCCGCCTCAACGTCTTCGCGCTCGACGCCGGAGACCGTGCGATGCTCCGGCGCGTCCAGCTCGACCCGTACACCGACACCTGGTCGCCCTGGGAGAGCTTCGGCGGGCCGGCCGGAGCGGTGCCCACCCTCGGCCGCAACACCGACGGCAGGCTCGACGTGTTCTCGCTCGCCCCCGGCGGCGCGAACCTGCACCACCGGACACAGCGGCCCGACGGCGGCTGGTACGACTGGGAGGAGTTCGGCGGCCCGGCGGGCGCGGCCCCCGCCGTCGCCCACAACACCGACGGCCGTCTCGAAGTCTTCGCGACGAGCCCCGGCGGCGCCTCCGTCGCCCGGCGGCGCCAAGGGTCCCAGGGATCGCTCGGCTGGGACCCGTGGGAGGCCGGATTCGGCGGGCCCGTGGGCGCCCCGCCGGTCGTCGCCGCCAATGCCGACGGCCGCCTGGAGGTCTTCGCCCTCGCGCCCGGCGGCGCCGCGATCCGCCACCGCTGGCAGCTGTCGCCGGGCGGCGCCTGGGGCGGGTGGAACCAGTTCGGTACGGCGGCCGGCGCCGCGCCCCGCGTGACCCGCGACGGCAGCGGCAGGCTCGCCGTCGTCGCGATCGGCCCGTCCGGCCTGGGGGCCTTCCACCGGCGGCAGACCGTGCCCAGCGGCGGCTGGGACGACTGGCAGCCGCTGTTCGGCTGGGCGGCGGCCGCCCCGAGGCTCGCGCCCAGCGCCGACGGCCGCCTCGAAGCCTTCTCGCTGTCCCCCGGGGGCGCGCGCCTCGACCACCGCTGGCACCACACGCCCGGCGGCACCTGGGATCCCGCTGAGAACTTCGGCGAGCCCGGCGTCCCGCTCGCCGCCACGCCGACGGCGGCGGCCGACGCCACCGGGCGGCTGCACGTCTTCGCCGTCACCACGGACGGCCGGATCCGGACCCGGGTGCAGACCCAGCCGAGCGGCGGCTGGGGCCCGTGGACCGCGTTCGGCGACCGTCCGGTCGCCCCGGTCCGATCCGGTGCTCCCGCGTACTGA